A window of Streptomyces sp. NBC_01241 genomic DNA:
CGGCCGCCGCGGCGGGCGCCGGGACCTCGGCGCCCTTGCGGGCGCGCCGCTTCGTGGAGGTCTCGGCGACGCCGTACCCCACGAGGACGGGCTGACGTCCCTTGGGAGCCTCGGGCTCCGGTTCCGGCTGCGCGGCCGGCTCGGGCGCCGGGGCCGCGTCACCGGTGCCCGGGGCCACGTCCACGGCGATGATCACCTGGCCGACGTCGACGGTCGCGCCCTCGGGGAAGCGCAGCTCGTGCACCACCCCGTCGTACGGGATCGGCAGCTCCACGGCCGCCTTCGCCGTCTCGACCTCGCACACGACCTGGCCGTCGGTGACGGTGTCGCCGGGCTGGACGTACCACTTGAGGATCTCGGCCTCGGTCAGTCCCTCGCCCACGTCGGGCATCTTGAACTCACGGAAGCGAGCAGCGTTGGAAGTGTCGGTCATCGTTGTCACGCCCCAGTCCTCAGTACGCCAGCGAACGGTCGACGGCGTCGAGCACACGGTCGAGACCCGGCAGATACTCGTCTTCCAGCCGCGCCGGCGGGTACGGGACGTGGTAGCCGCCGACCCTCAGCACCGGTGCCTCCAGGTGGTAGAAGCAGCGCTCGGTGATCCGGGCGGCGATCTCGGCCCCGGAGCCGTAGAACACCGGCGCCTCGTGGACCACGACGAGCCGGCGGGTCTTCTCGACCGAGGTCTGGATGGCGTCGAAGTCGATCGGGGACATCGAGCGCAGGTCCAGGACCTCGATCGACTTGCCCTCCTCCTGGGCGGCCGCGGCCGCTTCCAGGCAGACCTTCACCATCGGCCCGTACGCGACGAGCGTCAGGTCGGAGCCCGTACGCGCCACCGCGGCCCGGTGCAGCGGACCGGGGATGGAGTCGGTCTCGACCTCGCCCTTGTCCCAGTAGCGGCGCTTCGGCTCGAAGAAGATGATCGGGTCGTCGCTCTGGACGGCCTGCTGCATCATCCAGTAGGCGTCGCTCGCGTTCGAGGGCGAGACCACCTTCAGGCCCGCGACGTGCGCGAACAGGGCCTCGGGGGACTCGCTGTGGTGCTCCACGGCACCGATGCCGCCGCCGTACGGAATCCGGACGACGACCGGCAGCTTGATCTTGCCGAGCGCCCGGGCGTGCATCTTCGCAAGCTGCGTGACGATCTGGTCGTACGCGGGGAAGACGAAGCCGTCGAACTGGATCTCCACGATGGGCCGGTAGCCGCGCAGGGCCAGGCCGATCGCCGTACCGACGATGCCGGACTCGGCGAGCGGGGTGTCGATCACCCGGTCCTCGCCGAAGTCCTTCTGGAGTCCGTCGGTGATCCGGAAGACACCGCCCAGCTTGCCGACGTCCTCACCCATGATGAGGACCTTGGGGTCGGTGTCGAGAGCCTTGCGCAGCGACTCGTTGAGAGCCTTCGCGATGGACATCTTTTCCATGGCCATGGCTACTTGCCCTCCTCGGCGGAGTCGGAGTCGGCGAACGATGCCTGGTAGGCGGCGAACTGGGCGCGCTCCTCGTCGACGAGCGGGTTCCCGTCGGCGTAGGCGTGGTCGAAGATCGCCATCGGGTCGGGATCGGGCATCGCCCGTACCGCCTCTCGCACCCGCTTGCCGAGGGTCTCGCTCTCCTCGTCCAGGGCGGTGAAGAACGCCTCGTCGGCGCTGCCCTGCTTCTCCAGGTAGGTGCGCAGCCGCAGGATCGGGTCCTTGGCCTCCCAGGAGGCGCGCTCCTCGTCCGCCCGGTACTTCGTCGGGTCGTCGGAGGTGGTGTGCGCGCCCATCCGGTAGGTGAACGCCTCGACGAGCGTGGGCCCTTCCCCCCGGCGGGCCCGCTCCAGCGCCGACCTGGTGACGGCCAGGCAGGCGAGTACGTCGTTGCCGTCGACCCGGACTCCGGGGAAGCCGAAGCCCTGGGCGCGCTGGTAGAGCGGGACGCGGGTCTGCTTCTCGGTCGGCTCGGAGATCGCCCACTGGTTGTTCTGGCAGAAGAAGACGACCGGGGCGTTGTAGACCGCGGAGAAGGTGAAGGACTCGGCGACGTCTCCCTGGCTGGAGGCGCCGTCGCCGAAGTACGCGATCACGGCCGAGTCCGCGCCGTCCTTGGCGACGCCCATGGCGTAGCCGGTGGCGTGCAGGGTCTGCGAGCCGATGACGATCGTGTACAGGTGGAAGTTGTTGCTGTTCGGGTCCCAGCCGCCGTGGTTCACACCGCGGAACATCCCGAGCAGATTGGTCGGGTCGACACCCCGGCACCAGGCGACACCGT
This region includes:
- a CDS encoding alpha-ketoacid dehydrogenase subunit beta, translated to MAMEKMSIAKALNESLRKALDTDPKVLIMGEDVGKLGGVFRITDGLQKDFGEDRVIDTPLAESGIVGTAIGLALRGYRPIVEIQFDGFVFPAYDQIVTQLAKMHARALGKIKLPVVVRIPYGGGIGAVEHHSESPEALFAHVAGLKVVSPSNASDAYWMMQQAVQSDDPIIFFEPKRRYWDKGEVETDSIPGPLHRAAVARTGSDLTLVAYGPMVKVCLEAAAAAQEEGKSIEVLDLRSMSPIDFDAIQTSVEKTRRLVVVHEAPVFYGSGAEIAARITERCFYHLEAPVLRVGGYHVPYPPARLEDEYLPGLDRVLDAVDRSLAY
- the pdhA gene encoding pyruvate dehydrogenase (acetyl-transferring) E1 component subunit alpha encodes the protein MTVESTAASKPRRSSKRTSAVKTPARTSAKTPAKTPQSSEPELVQLLTPEGERVEHPDYEIDLTAEELRGLYRDMVLTRRFDAEATALQRQGELGLWASLLGQEAAQIGSGRALRDDDYVFPTYREHGVAWCRGVDPTNLLGMFRGVNHGGWDPNSNNFHLYTIVIGSQTLHATGYAMGVAKDGADSAVIAYFGDGASSQGDVAESFTFSAVYNAPVVFFCQNNQWAISEPTEKQTRVPLYQRAQGFGFPGVRVDGNDVLACLAVTRSALERARRGEGPTLVEAFTYRMGAHTTSDDPTKYRADEERASWEAKDPILRLRTYLEKQGSADEAFFTALDEESETLGKRVREAVRAMPDPDPMAIFDHAYADGNPLVDEERAQFAAYQASFADSDSAEEGK